One region of Ornithorhynchus anatinus isolate Pmale09 chromosome X5, mOrnAna1.pri.v4, whole genome shotgun sequence genomic DNA includes:
- the LOC114808193 gene encoding uncharacterized protein LOC114808193 isoform X2: protein MNCSLHPTLPPFSRILFSWFRGKDAILQSNSSVAQGSRMLVSSDPATSSSHLRVRCLTGNDSSLYRCQVMVLINNQPCLIEGTGTILTVIEAPGTNSTSSQEGEETKIKEKKSTFFTISLGVLVTLIATAAGFLVWLKRRRRRKRKGREDPTPMAVAEARSRAPACPSVPLRQGSLKASGEVTYADITIRTGTGKREHRVSDLEYAEIRTDPGRTKGPKTLVLHHPSLHGQDLVKSRIPF, encoded by the exons ATGAACTGCTCCTTGCACCCCACGCTGCCTCCTTTTTCCCGGATCCTTTTCAGCTGGTTCCGGGGGAAGGATGCCATCCTGCAGAGCAACAGCTCGGTGGCCCAGGGCTCTCGGATGCTGGTCTCCTCGGATCCGGCCACCTCCTCCAGCCACTTGAGGGTCCGGTGTCTGACTGGAAACGATTCGTCTCTGTATCGGTGCCAGGTCATGGTGCTCATCAACAATCAGCCTTGCCTGATAGAGGGAACCGGCACCATCCTCACAGTCATAG AAGCTCCAGGGACTAACAGCACCTCCagccaggagggggaggagacaaagATTAAGGAAAAGAAGTCAACGTTCTTCACAATCAGCTTGGGTGTGCTGGTGACCCTGATTGCCACAGCTGCGGGCTTCCTGGTTTGGctcaagagaaggaggaggaggaagaggaagggtcgGGAAG ATCCTACTCCTATGGCTGTAGCCGAAGCTCGGTCCCGTGCTCCAGCTTGTCCCAGCGTTCCCCTGAGACAG GGTTCGCTCAAGGCTTCAGGAGAAGTCACCTATGCAGATATCACCATCCGAACTGGAACTGGAAAGAGAGAACACCGAGTCTCAGATCTGGAGTATGCAGAGATCAGGACAGACCCCGGGAGAACCAAAGGCCCCAAAACACTGGTCCtccaccacccttctctccacgGACAAGATCTGGTAAAGTCCAGAATTCCATTCTGA
- the LOC114808193 gene encoding uncharacterized protein LOC114808193 isoform X1, with product MWRLPLVMATLQALGQAHGSGLEDPCPFAVWQRPGSVQQGAGESVEMNCSLHPTLPPFSRILFSWFRGKDAILQSNSSVAQGSRMLVSSDPATSSSHLRVRCLTGNDSSLYRCQVMVLINNQPCLIEGTGTILTVIEAPGTNSTSSQEGEETKIKEKKSTFFTISLGVLVTLIATAAGFLVWLKRRRRRKRKGREDPTPMAVAEARSRAPACPSVPLRQGSLKASGEVTYADITIRTGTGKREHRVSDLEYAEIRTDPGRTKGPKTLVLHHPSLHGQDLVKSRIPF from the exons ATGTGGAGGCTCCCATTGGTGATGGCCACTCTGCAGGCGCTGGGACAAGCCCACGGATCGGGGTTAGAGG ATCCGTGTCCATTTGCTGTCTGGCAACGGCCGGGATCAGTGCAGCAAGGAGCTGGGGAGTCGGTGGAGATGAACTGCTCCTTGCACCCCACGCTGCCTCCTTTTTCCCGGATCCTTTTCAGCTGGTTCCGGGGGAAGGATGCCATCCTGCAGAGCAACAGCTCGGTGGCCCAGGGCTCTCGGATGCTGGTCTCCTCGGATCCGGCCACCTCCTCCAGCCACTTGAGGGTCCGGTGTCTGACTGGAAACGATTCGTCTCTGTATCGGTGCCAGGTCATGGTGCTCATCAACAATCAGCCTTGCCTGATAGAGGGAACCGGCACCATCCTCACAGTCATAG AAGCTCCAGGGACTAACAGCACCTCCagccaggagggggaggagacaaagATTAAGGAAAAGAAGTCAACGTTCTTCACAATCAGCTTGGGTGTGCTGGTGACCCTGATTGCCACAGCTGCGGGCTTCCTGGTTTGGctcaagagaaggaggaggaggaagaggaagggtcgGGAAG ATCCTACTCCTATGGCTGTAGCCGAAGCTCGGTCCCGTGCTCCAGCTTGTCCCAGCGTTCCCCTGAGACAG GGTTCGCTCAAGGCTTCAGGAGAAGTCACCTATGCAGATATCACCATCCGAACTGGAACTGGAAAGAGAGAACACCGAGTCTCAGATCTGGAGTATGCAGAGATCAGGACAGACCCCGGGAGAACCAAAGGCCCCAAAACACTGGTCCtccaccacccttctctccacgGACAAGATCTGGTAAAGTCCAGAATTCCATTCTGA